Within the Borrelia coriaceae genome, the region ATTTTACTATGAAGTGTTTGCAATTCTGATGACATATTTACCCTCTCCTTACTAATCTTACTTTTGCTTAATATCAACCTTTAAAATAATATTCTGTGTTGCTATGAGGCCACCTAGTACAAAATCAATGTATGAATGGGCAATATCAGTTGAATCTTTATCAACTTGTTCATTTGGCATTGGTAACATGTATTTACTTGGCTTTAATTTAATTAATTCTGAATTTAATGGGTAAATTAATATCTGATTTGAGAGTAAGTTAGATGTTTGGATATATACTTCTTGTCTATTATTAACAGCCTTAATAGTCTTGATAAGGAAATCTTCCCATGAATCAGTTGAAGAATAAATATTAGATGATGGAGGTTCACTTGATACTGAATAAGGTTTAACTAGTTTTAAACTTGTTACGGGATCAACTAGTACCATAAATGGAGTAGAAAACTCATCACCAAGTTCTAATTTTCCAAGTCCTTCTTCAATCTTTTCAAAGATCTTATCCATTTTATTTTTATCACCATTACCTACTTCTTCTTGAATTTGGTTAGGCATATTAAGAAGGCCATACATATTAGGAAGCATACGTTTTTCATTCTTACCATCTTTTTGGATTGAAACAGAACCAGTTAATATAAAGTGATTTATAAGTTTAACAATCTCATTACTTGCTAACTTATATGCTTCTTTAAATGGAAGTAAATTGTTATTTACATCACCCGCATAATCATTATTTTTATAAAATCCTTCAGAACCTTGTTTTAAATGTCTAAACTTATATTGTAATTTAAGATAGTTAAGTCTAACTGATTCTGAACGGAACCCAATAGTAGCAATAGTATTAACTTCATTTACTAATGTTGTTGGATTAGCATTAAGAAAGGCATCCCATTTTATTGTTTTTAAGTAACCTATCTTGATATCTACATCTTCAATTTGGTCATTAGAAAACCAATCATAGAATGCTGGCATTTTTACTTCATTAAATATATTTGCTATTTCTTTAGCATAATAATTTTGATCATATAACTCTGACATCTCTAACCCCCTTTAATTTGCTGCTTTGCATTTATTTCCATAAATAGCTACATGTACCATGAAAAGCTTTTGATCAGTACCATCAAGTGAAATTGAATCTGATAAAGCTATGGCATTAATTTTGCTACTATTTGAATCATCTTTTTCAAGCTGACCATCTTCATTGAATTTAAGCTTGGATTCTTTCTTAACCTCACCATCTTTTGCTACTAAATACCCAGTAAAGTTATTTGTAATAGGAATTACTGTAGCAGTCTGTGTAAACTCATCTATGTCTGTGCATATACCATAAAGGTCATCACAACCCCCGGCCTCAACATGAGGTTCATAGTGTGGTTGATTTTCTTCTTCTTTATCTACAACTAGTTTTACTCCTCTTTTATATGGATAGCCTTTAAAGGAGTAATTTTCTAATTTGTCATTCTTACTAGTTAGAGTCCCACCTTGATTAGAGAAGTGTAAATTTTTATCTCTAAAATCAACCTTATTACTAAAAGTACTAGCATCACTAGTAGGGTTCTTCATTTGCTTTTTTAGATCTTTTGCCTTTTCTTGATATTCAGTTACTAACTGAGTTATATTTGACACTTTAACCTCCTTAGCCAATTAATTCATTCTAAAGATCGCATTTACTACCATAAATGGCTATTTTTATTAAATACAGCTTATAATCCTCTTGATCTTTTTTAGATATGTCATCAGTAAGATTTAATGTAAATACATTTGATAATGCAATAGCTTTAATTGGTACTTGTGAATCATAAGATGATTTAATAACTTTTCCATCTGAATCAAAATCTAACTTATCACCAATAGAAATACCATCAGAACTTCTAGAAATTACATATCCTTGGAAATTATTTGTTATTGGTATGACTGTAGCAGTTTTTGTAAACTCATCAATATCAATGCATATACCATACAAATCATCACAACCCCCGGCTTCAACACAAGGTTCACTACCATCTTCAAAAGATAACTTAACACCACGTTTATATGGGTATCCTTTAACGGGATAATTTTCTAATTTGTCAACACTGCTAGTTAGAGTACCACCTTGATTAGAGAAGTGTAGATTTTTATCCTTAAAACCTATATCTACATGAAAAAGCCCAGCATCTCTATTAGGATTTTTCATTAGATCTTGTATCTCTTTTACCTTTTTATCATATTCTTCTTTAAGTTTAGCTATATTTTCTTGTGGCATATATACTCATCTCCTTAAGCAGTTTTTTGTTTTCTAGATTTGTAAAATTGATTTCTTCTTTCTTTATAAGCATTAGCAATAGAAATACTAAACTCACTAAAGTTTTGAGGAGTAAAATTAGAATCTAATAGTGATATATCCTCATTTGTTAAGGCTAGTTTAATCTCACCTTTTGAATTGACACTTGTAGATTGGATTCTTTTCTTTATATTTACTTTAGCAAGGTTTACAAGTTGTTCAAGTAATTCACCATCTAAGTGACTAGTATCTCTTACCTTAGAAATGGCATAAATTTCTTCAATGGGCACATATTTTCTAACAAGTTCCCTACGCTGTGCTTGCATTATGTCTTTTAATAAGTATCCCTTAGCAAGTAATGTCTCTTTATTAAAATGACTACTTAAATGCTTACGAGCTAAATTATCAATCTCATTAATACGAGAAGCTTCACTTAATAATTTATTTTCTTCTTCTAAACGCGCTTGTGACTCTGAAAGTTCTTTTGATATCCTTTCATTAATAGTTAAATTCTTACCTTCAGATTCTTTTGATGCTTTATATGCCTTATACTCTTCATATTCTTTTAAACTTAAAGTAATACTGTCTGTATTCTCTTTATTACCCTCTGTATTTTGAATTAAAGTATCTTCTTGTGTACTAGCTACATTTTCTTGTATTTCTTGGTTCATAAACTCTCCTTCTAGATTTCATAAAAAAATAATTTTGATCTTAAAGACTCAAGTTCACTTTTACTTAATGTATTACTTGCTTCTAATTCCTTGTATTTAAGGGTTAATTCTATCAGTCTAGAATCTCTTTCATACTTTTCTTCTTCAGTAAGAATATGCAATGAGTTAAATCTAATGTCTAAATAATAGTATTTGTTAAGTTTACTGTTACAACTAATTTCTAATTCTTCTTGAACACCTTTTAAAAAGTCATAATAATTAGATCTGTCCCCTTTACCATCACTACCAAGCCCCTTAACTTGTTCATTAAAGCTTCTAGTTAAAGGCTCCTTAGTATCAGCACCTATCTTTGCTTTTACTAATGCTAAAGCCTCTTTTAAATAGGTTATGTCATACTTAATAACTTCAAGTGAAGCATCTGATGTACCACTATAAAATATACCTTCATTATTTAAATTCCCTTTAAGTCTATATAATTCTCTTTCAAGTTCATTATTTACACCTTTAAACTTGCTTACATGATGCTCATCATTACTTCTAAATATATTAGTAAATAAACTTCCCTTATCAACACTTCTAGTTAGAAGATCTAGAGATGTTTTAGCATTAACTAAAGCATCTTGTAATTCTACTAATGCTTCATCTTTATAAAATAAAAAATTATGATTCTTGATTCTCTTTTCTATTTCTTTATATATTTGTTCAAAAAGATATATATTAAGCAAAAAGCTTTGTGTATAACATGGACTGTATGCTTTAAGTATATAGTCATAATTAGAGTGTATTATCACTCTACTCTTATGAATCTTTATTTCCTTATAAGATATATTATCATTTTCATTTACTTTCAAATTGTATGTTATATAAGTAGCATCAGGCCCCTCATCACGAACACTATTATAATCAAGATACATAAATCCAGTAGGAAATTCCTTATTTACTTCTAAGTGTAAATCTTGTAGTTGGTCTTCTGTTTTAACTAAAATATACCCAACACCATTGAAACGGTAACTGATTATGCACTGCAATAATGTTGCTTTTAATTCTATTTTTAACGCATCTAAAGCATCTTCAATAGACAAGGAAGTTGGAATTACACTATTTAAAGTGATCCCATTCTTAAGAACATCCTCTGCTACATTTGAGATGTAATTTTTAAAGAATATTGAATACTTGTATAGGTCTTTAGCATGAACTTTGAAATCTAATCTCATTTATTCTTATAACCTTTAACCATATAAAATATACTGCAATACTCAGTTTTTGCTAAGTATTTTTAACAAAAAAAATAAGGGTTGTGGAAAAAAGTTTGTTGTTTAAATATGACTTTAAAAAGGTGATAATTAATTTACATCTTATTTAAAAATAAATATACTGATAGTGATATTAATACTGTTACTAAAATAATGATTATATCAGTACCAATATCTGATCTTGATCTATTCCTTAAATTGTTTATCTTTACATTTAGATTATTATCTACATTATC harbors:
- a CDS encoding DUF1357 family protein, yielding MNQEIQENVASTQEDTLIQNTEGNKENTDSITLSLKEYEEYKAYKASKESEGKNLTINERISKELSESQARLEEENKLLSEASRINEIDNLARKHLSSHFNKETLLAKGYLLKDIMQAQRRELVRKYVPIEEIYAISKVRDTSHLDGELLEQLVNLAKVNIKKRIQSTSVNSKGEIKLALTNEDISLLDSNFTPQNFSEFSISIANAYKERRNQFYKSRKQKTA
- a CDS encoding DUF228 domain-containing protein, producing MPQENIAKLKEEYDKKVKEIQDLMKNPNRDAGLFHVDIGFKDKNLHFSNQGGTLTSSVDKLENYPVKGYPYKRGVKLSFEDGSEPCVEAGGCDDLYGICIDIDEFTKTATVIPITNNFQGYVISRSSDGISIGDKLDFDSDGKVIKSSYDSQVPIKAIALSNVFTLNLTDDISKKDQEDYKLYLIKIAIYGSKCDL
- a CDS encoding anti-CBASS protein Acb1 family protein; amino-acid sequence: MRLDFKVHAKDLYKYSIFFKNYISNVAEDVLKNGITLNSVIPTSLSIEDALDALKIELKATLLQCIISYRFNGVGYILVKTEDQLQDLHLEVNKEFPTGFMYLDYNSVRDEGPDATYITYNLKVNENDNISYKEIKIHKSRVIIHSNYDYILKAYSPCYTQSFLLNIYLFEQIYKEIEKRIKNHNFLFYKDEALVELQDALVNAKTSLDLLTRSVDKGSLFTNIFRSNDEHHVSKFKGVNNELERELYRLKGNLNNEGIFYSGTSDASLEVIKYDITYLKEALALVKAKIGADTKEPLTRSFNEQVKGLGSDGKGDRSNYYDFLKGVQEELEISCNSKLNKYYYLDIRFNSLHILTEEEKYERDSRLIELTLKYKELEASNTLSKSELESLRSKLFFYEI
- a CDS encoding DUF228 domain-containing protein codes for the protein MSNITQLVTEYQEKAKDLKKQMKNPTSDASTFSNKVDFRDKNLHFSNQGGTLTSKNDKLENYSFKGYPYKRGVKLVVDKEEENQPHYEPHVEAGGCDDLYGICTDIDEFTQTATVIPITNNFTGYLVAKDGEVKKESKLKFNEDGQLEKDDSNSSKINAIALSDSISLDGTDQKLFMVHVAIYGNKCKAAN